The following are from one region of the Heterodontus francisci isolate sHetFra1 chromosome 34, sHetFra1.hap1, whole genome shotgun sequence genome:
- the LOC137348792 gene encoding probable G-protein coupled receptor 139: protein MHGSLKGLVFAISYPVLAAIGIPANLAVIAILSRGRCGLSRCITYYLVSMAVTDLLVTITVVIFNRIAGIYFPVSILSITPVCRLRTVLNYVIIDSSVWLTVAFTFDRFMAICGQKMKIKYCTEKTAARVIGIVSTLSCLKNSCLYFIYEPLYIINNVPWFCSIKLLYYTSPLWAVYDWIHHLVTPCVPFILILLLNALTVRHILVASRARRRLRAHSNGDTRSDPEMEKRRKSIVLLFCISGSFILLYFLLLLNFLHVRIAKFSYFSGSNFNQSNFILQEIGYMLQLLSSCVNPFIYAGTQRKFREEIKNGVKYPLCLIVKLFK from the exons ATGCATGGATCACTGAAAGGTCTGGTGTTTGCAATTTCCTATCCCGTCCTTGCAGCTATCGGCATTCCAG ctaacctggcagtgattgcgatcctgtcccgaggaagatgcggtctctctagatgtatcacttactacctggtaTCCATGGCAGTCACGGATCTCCTGGTCACTATCACTGTGGTGATATTTAACAggattgctggtatttatttcccagTCAGTATCCTATCCATCACACCTGTATGTAGGCTTCGTACTGTCTTGAACTATGTGATCATAgacagttctgtctggttaacagtcgctttcacttttgatcgatttatggccatttgtggccaaaaaatgaaaataaaatactgcaccgagaaaacggcggcaCGAGTTATAGGAATAGTGTCTACATTGAGCTGTTTAAAAAATAGCTGCCTGTATTTTATATATGAACCTTTGTATATCATTAACAATGTACCCTGGTTCTGCAGCATAAAACTATTATACTATACGTCACCTTTATGGGCTGTATATGACTGGATTCACCACCTTGTAACCCCTTGtgtcccattcattctgattttactgctcaatgctctgactgtcagacacattctagtggcCAGTCGAGCTCGCAGGAGGCTCCGGGCCCACAGTAATGGAGACACTcggagtgacccagagatggagaagcggagaaagtccatcgttttactcttctgtatctcaggcagtttcatcctgttatattttCTACTTCTTTTAAATTTTCTTCATGTCCGAATTGCGAAATTTAGTTATTTTTCAGGTTCCAATTTCAACCAATCAAATTTTATTCTGCAGGAAATTGGAtatatgcttcagcttttgagttcctgtgtcaatccgtttatttatgcagggacccagagaAAATTTAGAGAGGAGataaagaatggagtgaaatatccactgtgtctaattgttaaattgtttaaATGA